In Capsicum annuum cultivar UCD-10X-F1 chromosome 11, UCD10Xv1.1, whole genome shotgun sequence, one genomic interval encodes:
- the LOC107854066 gene encoding uncharacterized protein LOC107854066: protein MKRAAYYSCVPQMQDHWPIKKALTLSDVDITHPFLTLSRQQVENHIVLHMTTEQQEHLRAQGQVDFNARDDDTGEMYVMKLKWRGSYYNLIGKWGRVVRGKGLDVGQEIKIRWENGCLHFSVPQQQIVAVPPIRMVAAPVVQDHWPIKKILTLSDVDTNHPFLPLPRRLVEDHILVYWTPQQQEQLRKEEHVNVNARDYDTGEGYIMKFKWRGNYYNLIGKWGTIIRQKGLGVGKEIRLRWANECLFFSVPQERYVATASGMDNWPIKKALTLSDVDTNHPFLTLPGKAVEDHILFYWSQQSREQLRSEHQMNINARDDDTGDAYLMKLRWRGSYYNLIGKWGKIIRGKKLQVGMEIRLRWDNGCLFFSVPQL, encoded by the coding sequence ATGAAAAGAGCAGCGTACTACAGTTGCGTACCCCAAATGCAGGATCATTGGCCTATCAAGAAGGCTCTGACATTGTCAGATGTAGATATCACTCATCCATTCCTCACTTTGTCTAGGCAACAAGTGGAGAATCACATTGTGTTGCATATGACAACAGAACAACAGGAGCATTTGAGAGCCCAAGGCCAAGTAGATTTTAATGCCCGAGATGATGATACAGGTGAGATGTATGTGATGAAGTTGAAATGGCGGGGAAGCTATTACAATCTTATTGGTAAGTGGGGCAGAGTGGTACGAGGGAAAGGACTTGATGTTGGGCAAGAGATTAAAATACGTTGGGAAAATGGATGCTTGCACTTCTCAGTCCCACAGCAGCAGATTGTTGCAGTCCCACCAATTCGGATGGTTGCAGCACCAGTAGTGCAGGACCACTGGCCCATTAAGAAGATCTTGACACTCTCTGATGTGGACACTAATCATCCATTTCTCCCTCTGCCCCGCCGATTAGTTGAGGATCATATTCTTGTGTATTGGACACCTCAGCAACAAGAACAGCTGAGGAAGGAGGAGCATGTGAATGTAAATGCCCGAGATTATGATACTGGCGAAGGTTATATAATGAAATTTAAGTGGAGGGGGAATTACTATAACCTTATTGGGAAATGGGGAACAATAATTCGGCAGAAGGGACTTGGTGTTGGGAAAGAGATCAGGTTGCGCTGGGCAAATGAATGCTTGTTCTTCTCAGTTCCCCAGGAGCGGTATGTTGCCACAGCCTCGGGGATGGATAACTGGCCTATTAAGAAGGCACTTACATTGTCTGATGTGGATACCAATCATCCATTTCTTACTTTGCCCGGCAAGGCTGTTGAAGATCATATTCTTTTTTACTGGTCACAGCAATCCAGAGAACAACTGAGAAGTGAACATCAGATGAATATCAATGCTCGAGATGATGACACTGGTGATGCCTATTTGATGAAGTTGAGATGGCGGGGAAGTTACTATAATCTCATTGGAAAATGGGGAAAAATCATTAGAGGGAAGAAACTTCAGGTTGGAATGGAGATCAGACTACGCTGGGATAATGGATGCTTATTCTTTTCAGTTCCTCAGTTATAG